A window of Corvus cornix cornix isolate S_Up_H32 chromosome 4, ASM73873v5, whole genome shotgun sequence contains these coding sequences:
- the LOC104690810 gene encoding T-cell surface glycoprotein CD8 alpha chain-like gives MDRSPALLLLLALGLCCPGIHGQSLEMKVRSPKDITQLRVGQRLELECQTDKNSGAFWIHQDKSGTLHFIVFISSVSWTTFSRDQRTSPRFEASKHNSIYLLVVKSFTPQDEGNYFCMMNFNQMLFFSPGQPAFLPGTAVPGGPSLFSIPADRRMQEDLEYFCLIFLWVPLAGLCLLLLQLLANTIVLCRHKAHHNPL, from the exons ATGGACAGgtctcctgccctgctcctgctgctcgCTCTGGGACTCT GCTGCCCTGGGATCCATGGCCAGTCACTTGAGATGAAGGTCAGGTCTCCCAAGGACATCACCCAGCTCCGTGTGGgacagaggctggagctggagtgtCAGACTGACAAGAACAGTGGCGCATTCTGGATCCACCAGGACAAGAGTGGGACCCTTCACTTCATCGTCTTCATCAGTTCCGTTTCCTGGACCACATTCAGCAGGGATCAGAGAACATCCCCTCGCTTTGAGGCGAGCAAACACAACTCGATCTATCTGCTGGTAGTGAAGTCTTTCACACCGCAGGACGAGGGGAACTATTTCTGCATGATGAATTTCAACCAGATGCTGTTCTTCAGCCCTGGCCAGCCTGCTTTCCTTCCAG GAACAGCAGTGCCCGG TGGACCTTCCCTCTTCTCTATTCCTGCAGACAGAAGAATGCAGGAAGATCTGGAGTACTTCTGTCTCATCTTCCTCTGGGTCCCCTTGGCAGGCCTCTGtctcctgcttctccagctgctggccaACACCATCGTGCTGTGTCGACATAAGGCTCACCACAACCCCCTCTAG